The sequence below is a genomic window from Euwallacea fornicatus isolate EFF26 chromosome 1, ASM4011564v1, whole genome shotgun sequence.
ATCTTGCAATTGTGCTTGCAGAGCTAATATTTGTTCGTGTTGGAAGCGATTCTCCTCCTTCATCCTATCCAATTCGTCTTCCAGGTAACCCATACTTGAATTAGCACAAGCTGCGTATTGCAAATTgttgtaaacattttgtttatgttaattcGAAAATATCTGGTCCGAAGACACTTACTTAATTGTCCAGTTAAATCCTTCAGCAATCTTTGTTCTTGAGCTTCAATATCATCCGCGGTAGAAGCCAGTCGGCAATACTCTGACTTCAAGGACTTGTTTTCATCTTGAAGGGACGCTGCGGAcaagaaataaatgtttatgtttCTAGTCTCGATTTGCTTTAAAGACTAAAGTCTGGTGATATGAGGTAATGCATGTTTCGCAACCCATTCCCACAGAGAACATTAGCCAACATTATCAAAACTTAAAGAGATAAGCCTCTTATAAGGTTACtccattgtaaataaataaccacaataaattatcaataaaatacactttttcagcaaaatcGTTAGTAGGTTTAAAGGATACCTGTACGTATGTGTCTAGTTTAAATTAGAGACAGTGAGAATATCacgttaaatttgttttaagaaAGAAGCCTAACCATTGTGAAATAACAAGTTTGCGGTTGTGGCTAGTTATAACTAGAATGTATTAATAGCCCGCGTAAACCcacgaataaaattaaacgaaaGTCATTTGGATGTGCAGgggaaaattgtttaattggTCCACGTCTATCGCTGCTATAAAGCAGGTTCTTGGCTGGATTTattcttaaatattattaaaaaaggcTACGTGATCTAGACACCTAAGTGAGAGGGCGAATGCATTTGAGACAATCCCACTACAGGCCGAACTTAACGGCTCTGTCCAGCTGAGGGTGCCCTCTAATATTGTCTTTGTTCAGCAAAGCCAACAGTTATACAATCGTTGGTAACTCTGCTAAATAACACACTACCCTTCAGATATGTTAATTCAACCCAATTCTGCAAGACTCTGCTAATGTGTATGGAAccgtgaaatatttttaatatgaatatatactttcaaaaaccaaaatctCACACTTCTACTTAACACTCAAACAACctcatgtttatttattttttttaatgagaatgTTCTGCTAAAATTAACCTCATATGTAATGTGATTACTTTTGTTTAATGGAATGCATTCTGACGGAAATGAGGTTCGCAGTATTAATAGTTTCTTGATGGaagcttgaaaaaaaatgataaacacTTGTGGTTAATAATGTATTCACCAATTCTCTTCTGCATAAGTTCCAGATTAATTTTTCCAGCCGCCCCTGCTTCAAAAGTAGATTCGTCCATGTCGTTTGTGAGGATTTGAATGAGCTCCGTTTTCTTATGAATTTCATGGCTAAACTGCGTGATCTTTTCATATGCGGCTTTTAAGTCTGTTTCTAATGAGGCGACTGTGTTTTCAAGTCTATTGTTCTGCTGTAATAGTTCTTTTCCTATCCTCGCGGTTAGCTCTAAGtctttttctttctaaaaatatttatcataaaattgCGAAAACGTGCTGATTGCGATAACTACCTCTTCTAGAAGCCTCGTTACCGCTTCTATATCATCGTAAGTTTTTGTCATTTGGCTCACACGGTCACTACATAGAACTAGAAGAAAAAGCTAATAATTTGGGAAATTTGTTATGAATTAAAACTTACGAAAATAGTTAAGAGTTTCTCGGATTTGATCCGGGGACAGTTTCAAATCTGCTTCGTCAACCTGAAGTGCTGGGGAGGGGATGAACCAGTCTTGATTTTCGTAtcctggaaaaaaattaacaaatgttagttatttaaatattgcctAAAAATAGACAGTGTTAATATGATCGCAATACACATATAGAGATTCAtggatgcattttattttacaataatcttaaataaataacagtAATTTAAACGAGGTTGATTTATACCCAAGTAAACAAAAGGAGCTCATTTATAACGTTTTATGACAAGATATCTGCAAATtcgaacaaaaatgttttaactgAAGATAATGTCGGTTTTATGAATTTCGAAGGGGAAATTAGATCATTGGTTGTAAACCGCATATTGGAGAGAATAATGAGAAATAACGTTGGTCTTTTCATGAGAACTTATTATCCCTCGATTAGAACAGCAAATTTGATGAAGCAATAAAGTATATAAACGCATTAGCGATTAACGGTATATAgtctatatataaatatttaaaatgttaaattaattcacatttatatttaatttgctTCGAGGAGAATGTACTAAGAGGTTTCCGCATGATTGCACATAGGGATTTActaatttcataaaatgcaTGTAGGTCGGATTCAATTcaagatttcaaaaaaaaccttCTTTGGAAGgattcaaatttgtttaaagaatattataaaattttaaatattagtcaCCACACGTCATCATATTTACATTGCTGCAAAGTATTGTTTTCTGAAATCACATACTTTTAAGCTTTGCTTTGCTTTGTTTAATATTGACAGGTTTAGGGTGTCTTGGAATCAGATTTCTGGATCAGAGTAAAGTGAAGCTGATATCATTATTGTATAatttattcacattttattatttttacgctcgtatgcattatttttatgccaACGAAGAAGCTGCTGAGGGCAGACTCACCAAAGTCTCAAttataataatgaatttttaatgtaatttaattttctttttaaagaggaaattaaatgaaaaaatcgcatttttgaAAACGATTGGGACTATTGCAATTAAACCATATTTTGCAGGAAAAGACAGACTACATCACTGAATTCTACGGCGGAAGCTCTAACGGAACtcgtttttactttttcaacATCTCATTGAATAAATGCAAACCAacataaattagaattttaaggACAACTCTCGTCTGAACAAACTTTTTGAAAGACATGGACGAGCTAACACTTTTTAAAAGGTTAAATTTGGTTCTTTATAGTATTTTCTTTCCTCTTTCTGGATCCTGCGGCgaaaacacattttatttGAGAATAAGGCTTGGATTGTCCTATTACCGAATTAGTCTGCTTTGATATGACTATTCTATTTAGAGAGAGCAATACGTACTTCCTTTCCCAGGCACGTACATGCCTATAGCTGGGGGCTTGTTTTTTCCTCGGTTCTCCTCCCATTCTGCATTTTTGCAAAcatgaatgaaataaaattttagataattcaCACGATACTACGAAATACTAGCGATTAACAAACCGAGAAAATGGCGCAGAATGTCAAAATATGTGATAATGCCAAGTCCATtccatatttcttaatttatagCCATTCGGATGGACATTTTAGATGCAGTTAAAACAGTTACAACAACAGAACACTTACAACAACAAAACAGCAACAGCGACATTTGGACGATCTATTGGACATCTTTTTACTGTGGACAGAAGTGGTTCGTCTATTGGACGTGTGATCGctcaaaaatgtttgtacATTAGACATTCACAGGactaatttgtgttttttggaTTAGAATCGAGCAGCCAATACTGCTCCCATGATAATATGGTTACTCCGATTACATAAACAATTCTATTGCATGACTATTACCTCGTAGCTATGTGGTTAAGTTCACAAAAAccgtttaacaaataattattgcctGTTAACACAAAACTATCTACActtaaagataaaaaagaaacattcACTGAACATTACATActctttttccatgtttttgcCAACGTAATTAGTAAATCCAAACACATTTTAGACATCatgtgaaaaattattgttttcacGCACAAAATAATCACGCAGTAACAAGCGACAAACGTAAGCTAAAAATGTACTGTAGCTACCTGCCTAGACATAATGCAAGACTACTTAAAGgccttgaaaatatttgtccAATATTTTACCgcaaaattggtaaaaattatttagtaattGCTGCTCTGTGATTACAGGAAAACGAAGATCTTTATGGTTCAGAGAaccagtaaaaatatttttttgttcgacCAAGGTAATAACCCCAATCAGTTAAACCAACAAACGTTGGCCaataaaatacgaaaaacTACCATTTtggatttaagaaaaatgagaaaaattttgaaaaaatcctaCCAGTTCGCCATGAAAACACTATAGTTCCATAGACCGAGATAAACGCCGTTTTAATAGAATTGTTTGCAGATACAATTAATTACGTTTTTAAGATAGTTAATGTACTAAATAATTGGTATAATTCCGCAAGTATTTATCTGTTTCGCATCACCTTAAAAATACGTTATCTTCAAGGTAACGTAGGTAGACCAATTTCCCTGTTTTTCACTTATCCATTCAGGGCATTTTTGTTTATCAACATGTCTATATATATAATCTGTACATTTATGTaatattatcaataaataaaaactttaacacgTGGCCAGAACAATGGGTCTAAAGTCGAGACGGATATTGAGAGTTTAATCGTCACCGCCAAGACTGGAGCACAAATGCCTATCCAGATATTGTCCGTCACGGACCCGGCTGGTTCAGCAATGGGTTTAGGTTGGACGGATTGACTGGTTGTGGGTGTATATGCCGGTACTGGTGAAAAAGGCACTTTACTGCAGGGACTGTCTCACACCACAGTGTTCCAAATTAGAGCATTTGTCATTCTAACATGAGAGTTCGTACTGTTGTCTGATACGCCATGAGATGACAAAATTGGACTAAAGATATTGACGGCGTACAATCCAACTGGTTATAGAGAGTAAAGGCGTTCCGGGCAACGAGTATGTTTTAACGATCTTGAGGTTTGAAACAGTGCCTTACGGGCTTTCATCGATCGTGGGATGCGTGCCAGAATATAGTGCTCGGGATAGCCAATACCATTGTCCAGAGAGATTAGGTATTTTCCCCCCTTAGATTGGTTAACATCTTGAATTCCGCGGGAGTACCGAAACTTCGTTTCGGCAGGTCGTGACGGGCCCCACGAGGTGCCTTATACGTGGTAAAGGCACTCTCGTGGATTCCGCGTTTCTTTCATTcattattaagaatttaatgTTTTGACTTCAAATATAACATCAGATGTTGTAATTTCATGCTCAAAATGcaggacaaaaataaaaattttattgccaatCATTACGGTAAACATGTAAGTACTACATGTTAAGACAATTATCTAGGTTAAGAACAATATTATTATCGCAAATGGCAAGTTCTAATATTAGGATATTCAAAGCTCGATAAGACATAGATAGCAATAAAAGTGGATTGCGAATTTAATCTGAAatgttttaaacttaaaatgtttatctttaacaaataacattaaaatggCCGTAAAATTGTATTGCGTCGTAGGTTCCTAAGGataaaaattgggaaattaaaatgtccaattttttaatatttcgttacTTTTTTACATCAGGCCTTTTTAAGAATACACTTATGGATAGATGGTATTTACCACAAAATTTACCATAAGCGCTGAGTGACATATGTTCAATAGAAATTATATGCCATAGCTATTTATCTATTAACCAACAAAGTCATTGTTGGTTTCAAGCACCTGCAGATAAAACAGACTACCGTGATATTGATTGGggataaatatatttgaagTGATTGAATGATGACTACAGGAATTATGTCCACAAGAGAGATGCGCAAATTAAGAAGGATCTAAAAgtgctaaaaaaataaagagtgTGTTAATAACAGgaaaccaataaaaaaagaatatttgaaGAAGGCAATGAACCGTAAACACAGGGCGTTAGCTATGCCATTTGCTATTTACCGTATAACACCTGACTGAAAACACATTATAACAGATGAAATTATTCAAGACGTGCCCCTCATATCTCAATATCCGCTTGGGGTGTTATTTAAATGGTCGCCCTTTGCTTGTTATTAAGCATTTACATTTAAGTTAAGCTGACCGTAAAACTAGAACAAAACCGGATATGCTTACTAGGCAACTAGTCATACATGTAGTTAGGAGAACAACCACTAGTAGTGCTGTTTACCTACGATTAGTAAATCGCAACAGAGATTATACAATTGTCAATTTTCTACTATAACGGGAATTAGTTCgtgtgcaatttttttttaaatataaatcagGTTAAAACGGTAGTTAATGCtggaaaactgaaataatggaaaatattaaaagtttagattacattgaaattaaaagaaataattgaaGTTCAGTTCAggatactaaaaaaataaaactgaaaaagatAAGGCGAGTTCAACTGACTTTAATCATTCTAATtcgatagaaaatatttaagatcACTTGAAAATCGACAGGAAAAAATTCAGGTCAATTGACTAAtccaaatggaaattttcagaTCACTAAAACACATCGGGTTGTTGAGgttaatttcaaataagaagaaaagtttTAGGTCAGTCAAATTTGCTTATATCTTCAAATGATGTAAAAACTAAGTCAGGTATTTTCAAAAGTTAGATCAAATTTCGCAACGACAATCAAAAACGCAATGTTTACAGAATGATAGATAAAACGGTAAGAAAATAACGGATGAGCTAGGTCACTCATCTAGGACGTTGAAATGTGGTACAAGAGATGAAAAAGATGTACGAAAGTgggtacagggtgtcccatttaataTATTGCAGTTGATGCTACTTTTTACATAGTCCGTAATGGTACattactgaaaatattttaagtcgAAGATCAAGACCGACTGTcatatttctcattttttttaaaccggTCTTGCGTCCCGTTTTCCGCAAACGTCTGCTGTATTATCGATCATGAATCATCACGCGTAATCACAATCGAAAGCCGTTATATGagccaataaaataaaacctcTTGATATtctttaaacatgttttttattaaagacattaaagaagaaatattaaatacaaaaaaacaaatgtctTAACAAAACCGACAAATGATGCATTTAAAATACTTATCTAAAATATTGTTAACATGCAGGCACTAAATATGCCAAAAACCTGataaaagcaacaaaataatgtaatataaaCTAGATGTGTGTTCGTTTGACATCATTTCTAAAAATCTACTTATTTTCAACTACCTTGGGGTACCTTGAAAATAAAGATACAActaattatacaaattttagaAGCTGATTTGCAAAATACTTAACGTAAGcactaaaacaaaaatggaaaCGAACCAACGTAAATACAACTGGAAACTAACATAAAGGTTGGTTGTATTAAACAACCAGACACTTAAAAGCATGTTATCACCAATATTATTTGAATGGGGTAATAAAACATGCTAGTTTTCATAAGAGCACTAAAAAACAGTCGCGTTTCATAGTGAAAGAAAACTTGCATATAAGAAGAGATAAACTACATGGCGACTTTAACTAAAATAATCAGGTtcaaaatgatacaaaatACAGCGAACATCAAAACGTACATGCTCTTGGAATATGCAGACACGTCAAAAAATTCCTTGTACTCCTCTCTGGCCACACGTGACTTGTGCTTGGTACTGGACAAATGGATGTTCAATTGAATTTCACTATTGGCGGTCACATCACAAATGTCACAATGGAACGTTTTGCCTCTTCTTTCAGCTCTGGACTTGTGTTTCCGCCCTTCCAAATGTCTTTGAAGGATTTTGGTACTAGTTACGCGGATATTGCAGATGTCGCAGAATAGGGCCCCATCACTTGTATTACTTACAGTACTAATCTGGGTGTTCAGGCCATGGTCAAGCCCTTTTTTTAGGACAGGTTCTTCGGGAACGTCCACGAAGCCTTCAGGCACATCCTGGATACCACTGTGCATATTCGCCAGCATTTTGTGGCAATTTGAGattgaaagaattttaaattgggcAGTACTCGAGTAACGAACGGTCAGTATTGGTATAAATTTTCGGTATTTATTGGGAGAAGTATGTGCGGTGCAAAGAACAAAAATGCgcaaaaaatacgtttttgtcAGTGCCCTTTAGGATACGCCACTTCACCAGGGTCTGACTAGAAATTTTTGCTATTCTTATTACAGTTGGTTCAGAGTTTAGGTTCTTGATATTGCAAATATGAACGTTGTGTCTATAACTTCcagacacatttttttttcttcagtttgaAATAGTACTTGATGAATTGTATATGCTGTTATTCAACGAGGCgacatcattttaaaaagatgTCACATTATGGAAGCTAACGAATTGTGATCCATTCTTGTAGCTTAAGAGACATTTTCGCGAGTCATGGTGCAAAAATATCGAGTACcctttttaaatggaaaccgTAAAGTTTCTCAAACCGAAAAAGATAGAAACCGCCAAAGAAGTTCGAGAAAACAAAACGTCGGTTTTTTGGAAGAATTACCAACAAACTTTGTGTCTTGGGGTCTtgggtaaaaaaaatgttatcgcacaaaaatttcattctcatGTGTTCCTGTAGAATCAGGACTAAGGCCACTGAGGATTGTCGCCGAAACGACAATGAAAATGACAACGTCGCGTTCGTCATTTGTCTACGACCAACATGGTTATTCTACacgaaaatcttcaaatacaccctgtatctatGAAAACGATTAGACTTTTCTATCATTGGTATATTTCTCCGCAAAAATCGGAACAAGCATCATGAACACCGTTTATACCATATATGCATCTCTACTACTCTTTCAAGCATGTGCACAATATAACATCCAAATTAAATTAGCATTTTGCGAGAACGCGTACATTCCAGATCTCCTTTCATAAACGGAGTATCTTGAGCAAAAGACAAAGTTTTAAGTTTTCCTTCAACAGACATGGCAACCACAATACTAGAACTTACCTCCGAATTCAGTAAGAGTATCAGCTCGCAGTTTATACTGAGGAATTTGTTCCTCCAAAAGGCTGATTATCTCAACTTCAGGAAGCGATTCGCCGCTGCACAATTCTAAAACAAAAACGGGAAGAgttcatataaaaattctctaaaacaAACAAGAATTTATACTTAAAATACAGTTGTCAAATGtaaatattagaaatataACAGTTTCCGCAGAATATTTTGTACCTTCTAGATGGGAAAACATTAGACAAAGAACCATCCGTCTTGTATGatgggaaaaattgcaaatctacgattaataaaaaaaccacgGAACTGTCAGCAAACAATGCACGGTATGatttaatcaataaattacTCAAGACCGAGATAAAGCGGCATAGAAAGTAATAAGCTAGGCTGgaaagtaattatttatgcACTATTCATTAGAAAAGAATAGGACTTTATTGCGTTTTAGGTGGTCAAGCAACGAAATCTTTCATAATAGGGATTTTTTCCAGATCGTTAATTATGGCGAGGACTGTTGAGTTCATTAATTGTTGGCAACAGCTTTGGATAAGCGGAAGTGGACTAAAAATATAATCGAATAAGCTCTTGTATAACAATAAATCGGTCCAAAGTGCTGTTTAAAATGTCCAagccaataatttttttcggtcCCACaagaaatgtgtttttaaattaaaaatggttttacaaaaatacatttgccCGGTGGAAGCCTACACAAAATGGAGAATTTTATCTCTATTGGAAACACAAAACGTTTCGAAAAACCGATTTTCAACAGTCATTAATTctaaacacacaattttgtcCCAAATTATGCTAATGTTTTATGCAAAACAACACTAACGAGTTTAATTCGATATTAGAGTATGGTTTTACACAGATCCTAAGCGG
It includes:
- the LOC136341840 gene encoding zinc finger protein 385B-like; amino-acid sequence: MLANMHSGIQDVPEGFVDVPEEPVLKKGLDHGLNTQISTVSNTSDGALFCDICNIRVTSTKILQRHLEGRKHKSRAERRGKTFHCDICDVTANSEIQLNIHLSSTKHKSRVAREEYKEFFDVSAYSKSMYVLMFAVFCIILNLIILVKVAM